Part of the Penicillium digitatum chromosome 4, complete sequence genome is shown below.
GGGCCATAGTAACTCTGGAGCTGGAAATTCTGGGCTGGGAGGACATGGTACCGGTGGCACCGCTGCTGGACGTGCGTTGGATAGCAGTGCGGCTAAGACTGGGCCATCTCATAAACACAAGTCGAGTCTTCCCAATCTGGGAAGGCTGGGTATTGGAGGGCGGAAATCCAAGAAATAGTTACACTTGTAGCTAGAGCTGGAACTTGTCTCCTACATAGTCCTTCTCTATAATTGTCTTGTACTTAGCTAGATCGTTTTGTTGTCATCATACCCGGGATCGTTCGTCTGTGAATAGTTGTCGCTTGTGAATAGGTATCGATGGTTCTGAATGAGATCACATTTCCTATCTTCTCCCATATGTGTCTTCGGCTTGACTTTTTGCTACAAGTTTACGAATGCAGCGATCTTTGAATAAAATAAGTATTCTCATATCTTAAAATTTCAGCTGGTAGCTCAGTGGCTCATCATAatacagaaaaaaaaaaacattgaaTTCGTTCTAGAGTCATACTTATTCGCTTTCCAAAAGGATATGCTCCAATAATACAATCCGAGCTAATGCACGGTAAACTCCAAACCTGCCCAAGTATGCCAAGTAAGTATATCAGTGACTGATGTACTGGAAAATAGCCGAAACATCCTGTTCCCCAGTTTCTTGCCGGAGAAGCAGATCCTGGATTTGGTTGAGAGGTCCCTTTTCACCAGTATTGACAAAATGATTCCACGAACTAGTATCGCCATACATCATTGCGGGGGCTTTGATATATTGCGAGCCATCCGGCCGACACCGCTTGCACTTGAAAGTGTCGTGAGTGTCACTCCGAGTATCTGGTTTGAATTGAAAGAGTTCTCGCAGGGAGTCGAGAGAGAAATGACGCTCGACATCTTCCGCGGAGTCCACGACGCATGATGAAAGGGACTGTTTGTGGGACTGGCGCTGGAAGATCTTCTCTTCAATTGAGCCTGTTGCAATGAACCGGTAGACGAAACAATCTTTCTTCTGTCCGTCTCGCCACACTCGTGCGAGCGCTTGCTGGTCAGCGGCTGGGTTCCAGTCTGGATCAAATAAGACCAGCCGGTTGGCGCCGATTAGATTCAGTCCACATCCACCTGCTTTGCTACTCAGGAGGAACACAAATTCCTGACCGTCGGGGTCATTGAACTTGTCGACTAGCTTTGTGCGTTTCTTGATGTTCATAGTACCGTCGAGGCGCAGGGAGCCGTAACCGCGCGACCGGCAGAGCTTTTCGAAAAGATCCAGGGTCTGAGTGTAATTGCTGATAAGGACGATCTTGTCGTTAGTGTCTTGTCGAATTCGGGCTAGCATACGGTCGAGCACCATCATCTTGCCAGAGTACCAACTCTTGATTTCTCTATCGCGACCTCGGGTATCGGGGGGTGAATAGTCCTCAGGGAAGGTGTGCTCGCATCCAGGAAGGTCGTTCGCTAGATCAAGTAAATCCGGATGATTGCAAAGCTTTTTCAAAAGACCAATTGCTTTCAGCGGCTGGCTGCCTTTACCGCGAAGAAGACTCTGGATCTCCGGGCTCTTAATGAAATGGTTGTATAGACCGCGCTGGAACTGTGACATGTTACAGAACACAACATGCTCATACTTGACGGGCAAGTATTTTGAGAGTAGCTCATTGGTTCGGCGAATAATGAACTTGTTGACAATTCCCGAGAGCTCCTGTAATCGTTCATCTCCCAgcttcttttcttcgtcTGTACCTGCAGCATCACGACCCCGGAGAATCGGTAGTTCGAACCTTTTCCGGAACTCGGCTTGAGAGCCGAGAAGATTTGGATTTGCGAAGTGAAGAAGAGCAAAGTATTCAGACAGATCATTCTGAATAGGTGTTCCAGAAAGAATCACTCGGCGAGTAACATTGAGCTGATTCAAAGCAGTCCATGTCAAGCTTTCCTTGTTTTTAAGTCGATGACCTTCGTCACACAGAAGAAGTCCGATCGGTGTATCATTTAACGTATCCGCATACATACGGAGTGTCTCGTAGGACACAATAAGAACTGGCCTGACGATTCCACGCCCTGATGCAATGGCCCATTGTTTGATTTGGGTTATTAACTCTGCCTTTGTGGCCTTTCCATCGATCGCAAAAGGTGTTGTGGCGTCCTTGCCAAGCCATTTTACTGCTATGGTTAGTCGAGCTGATAGGAAGTTGAGCACGACGCATAAACTCACCCAGTTCGTTGGCCCAATTACCAACCAAACTTGACGGACATGCAATCACGCATTTTTGAATGGTAGTTTTTCCGGCCTCTGATGACTGCTTGAGTAGTGTCCACATCAATGTGATGCATTGAAGCTGTGTTCGTTAGAATCAAGATGTGAAATTTTGGTTGGCCAAGCTCACCGTTTTACCAAGTCCCATGCCGTCTGCCATGATGCACCCATTTGCGTTCTTGTCAACCAGCCCAGTAACACATCGATAAAGGAACTATACGTAACCACAGTGTCAGCCTTGCTTCCATGGAACAGCATATTTCGGGGCGCAATACTTTCACACCCTCGATTTGATGTGGCCGAAGCACTTTGCACAGTCTCGGATCAATCACGACAGGCACCTTTGGTCTGTCTTCCACGTCCTTTTTGAGTCCCAGAATGTCTGCTAGACTCTTATGCATAATTGGCTCATCCGATTTTGGTGTATCCTCTGTCGGTGCCTCTAGGCTTTTGGGAGCAGGTTCCTCGGCGACATCATCTACTGTAGGGTCGTATAAAACAATCGCAAATTCACCACTGGGGTCATGTAGTGGCTTGACCACAAATGTCGCGCCTCGCCGCATCCCCAACGTCGGAGCCACCCGACCGGAACTGTACTCGCCGACGGCTTTATTGATGAGCGGAACCTGGAAGCGTGCCCTGAACGCTACATCTTTGTCCTTTGGTTTGTAAGCGGGGAATTTGTTGGCCTCTCTTGTTTCCAAAGCGAGCCGGTCGTCGTTCGTGTATGGCTTCTCCTCTCCATCCTCCACGCTTCCATCGGCGTTGGCGTAGTTGACCTTTCGTCTCTTCCTCGATGGTTTTTCAGATGTCCGAGTCGGTGTTGCAGTCCCCGGACACTTGAATGGCCTCACAAGTCGGTCGATCGAATTCTGAGTATTCACGGATTTCGGTTGTAAAGGGGTCTTGACGCTGTCGTCGCCACCAGTCGGACGTTGTCGATACCTTCCAGGCATGTCAGCATTGAAACTCGTAAAAGTGATTAGCACAAGAGCTTACATTGATCCCAGAATAGACAGAACAGATACACCAAGCTCCTGCTGTACAATGGTCCTAAAGTTGTGGCGAGGCAAGTGCGAGTTGACGACGCGTCGCGTGTTCACTTGAGGCTCCCAAACACCAAACTGCCGCGTCCCACAATAACTGGCCGCCCAATGGGGCATGGTGGTCTGAGCTCAATGTGGGGCGAAATTTAAACGGAAGTCACGTGTGTTTTGTATAGCAGCCCTGGTGAGCAACAGCCTTCCAAGAGAAACATACATAACCCTCAAAGGTCCCTGTAGTACTTGGGCTGGCTGCCTGAAATGTGACAGTGGAACCATCTCAAGTCACCATGACAAGCCTCCCTTTGCTGAGACGAAACAGTATTTCCCTAGAAGACGCCCTGACTGACGACAATAATATCCTGCACCGCTTAGACTACCCGCAGAAACAGAAGGAGTTCTGGTCAAAGCTAGTTGCCCATAAAAACGAAATTGAAAGGGTGGTTTCATTTCATCTCCATGCAAGTCATTGTCAAGTCGCTGGCCCAGCCGATTGGTTATGTGGGAGTTACAACGTCTGCATTCCAGTCTATACCAACCTTCCATCAGAAGAGTGTGTTCTTATTCGAATTCCGCTACCTTACAAATGTGGAGAAGAGAACAATCCAGGGAATGTTGATGAAAAATTGCGCTGCGAAGTCGCCACATACATTTGGATACGTGAAATTTGTCCCTCCGTTCCAATTCCTACCCTCCATGGGTTTTCGTTTCCTAATGGGCAGACTGTATGTGGGTATAGACTCTTTGTTTATCTCAGAAGACTAATTGCGTTTCTTGAGTTCGCTGAGGAGATGTGCATGGGTTTTTATTCCCGGTGGCATTGGCGCATCATGCAAACCATGCGATCGTGGTCTGGGTTTCCCTAAACCTGTCCATGTATAGGTTCGAGGAACAGTAACCTGTTGAAAAATGGACACTTTATCATCGGTTTTGTGAAAAACGGACAAATGCTCTCCAATTCCTGGGCAGATCACTTGCTAAGTGACAAAATACGAAGCCAGACTCTTTTCAGTGATCTTTCGAAAATAATGCTTTCACTTAATCGTGTCAAAACTACCTCGAATTGGGTCTTTGGCTTTGGATGACGATGGAATGATTGAGTTGAAAAATCGACCCCTAACTTTCGTAAACGAAGACATCCCTACGATACCCAGAGATTGTACATACCAAGCTGTGGAACCAAATATTCTGGATCTTTTGCAGCTCCGCGACAACCGTCTACATCATCAGCCAAATGCTATTCATCATCTGAAGGATGGCTAGGAACCGTTCGCAGCTTTAACCATCATGCGTGGTCTCTTGCCTCAATTCATCTCCCGTCAATACCGCGATGGGCCATTTGTGCTTACGCTTACGGATCTCCATGCCAGTAGCATCTTTGTTGATGAAAATTGGCATATTACGTCCTTAATTGACTTGGAATGGGTATGTTCTTTACCAATTGAGTTACAAACACCGCCTTACTGGTTGACTGGTCGACCAATTGATGACATTGAACACGGAGAACATTTTGACACTTTTCAAGAAGTCATGACTGAATTCATTACTTTCTTTGAAGAACAAGAGCAAATTCTACAGACTTCGGATGTTTCTCAGGCCGAGATCATGCGGAAGTCCTGGGACAGAGGTAGCTTTTGGTACGTCCAGGCCGTCAATAGCCCGACAGGTCTCCTTCGGGTATTCAATGAGCATATCCAACGCATGTTCTGTGAGAATCATTGCACTCAGTGTGTGTTTGATCAGACTGTCAGTCCATACTGGTCTGTCGGGGCTGAAGAATTCTTCCAAACTAAAGTGAAGCCAGAGGCAGAATGCAAGGAACGAATTACGAAGCGGTTTGGTGAAGTTGAACAGAAAAGCTGATTCGTGTTCACTACCTCTCTATCCCTTCGTGTATCCCTACATTTAGTATTTCTATCAGATGACGGAGGTGGTTTATGCAGTGCGTTTTGTGTACCTCCCCAGCTCACCCTTCTCGTCAACATGTCTCTTTTGCTGTGCCTCTGCTCCCGAAGATAAAACTTGACCAATCTTTGGGTTCTTGACGACTCGCTCAGATTGCAGCTGGATACATGGGTTTTCACGCGGTCTGCGAGCAAATTAGTCTGATGATATGGAAATTCTATCGCTATCGGCGTCCTATTTTTTCCTGCTATGTATACTCCTTGTAATTCGCGctgttttggggggggggagttaATTACAAACTCCTGGGCTGATGCATGATCTTGGGGTCCCCAGCGGATGTCAGGGCCTACAATATCTAACGCTACAAAACAAACATGCGTTTTTGTTTTGATTAATCATAATTTCCTAGCGGTCAAATAATCTTATTTCATTTCTCAGGGGCTAGTTAACTAGATTGTAGCAGCCTGAGTTTACAGAAATACAATCACTCGCTATCCTCGGCACGTGAGGGGTGACCCCACCATGGAAATCTGGGGAGCTTCAGATAATTCACCTTTGTGTCAGTTATCTTTAATCTAGTCCTTAGAACCGAGACCTCATGGCCGCAGACTTTTGGGCCGGCTACATCAGCGGAGCCGTTGGGATCATCATTGGCAATCCTCTCGATGTCATCAAAGTCCGGCTACAGGCCGGAGGCTCACATACAGATGCATCATCGGTACGTTCAAGCCGCTTTGAAAGAGCAAGCTCTCTTGTGCGAGGTATGTGTTGCATCAGTTTGGTAATACCAACAACAATTACTGACCATCGTTATAGGCGCAGCTGCTCCGATCTTAGGCTATGGAGCTCTCAATGCTATTCTTTTTGTCGCTTACAATCGATCCTTAGCAGCATTGGACGGGTCCGTGACGGATCCCACCAATCCCGTGGGGGTCTCGGCTTACAAGATTTGGCTGGCCGGTGCCGCAGGCGGACTGGCTAGCTGGTCCATTTCATCTCCAACGGAGTTCATCAAGTGTCGGGCGCAGCTGGATCGCCGGCCCGAAGTCTCCTCGTGGGCGGTGGCCAAGGACATCTTCCAAACCCGCGGTTGGAGGGGTCTCTACTTTGGGGGCGGGATTACTAGCGCCAGAGATTCAATTGGCTATGGATTCTAGTATGGACCTAACACGCCACCCCCGGATACCCCCATTGTATCAAATCAGGGATTTAGTGCTGACGTAGTGCAGTTTCTGGTCCTACGAACTTTCCAAACGATTTTTGGACTCTGATGATGATGGTTCACACCAGATTGCTTTGAAGATTCTGCTATGCGGTGGCATTGCCGGCGTTGTCACTTGGGGCTCGGTGTTTCCATTAGATGTGATTAAGACTCGGCTACAGGCACAGACAATTACAGATCATTCGCCCGGGACAATCGAGAGCCAGTCTCTACTACGGCCACAGCGTCACACGCTGAATTCTTTCCAAATTGTGAAGGAGACATATCGTGCCGAGGGTATCAAGGCATTCTATCGTGGCCTTGGAGTCTGCAGTGTAAGAGCGTTCATTGTGAATGCTGTTCAGGTCTGTTTTCTCCATGTTGTCATCACAATGGATTAAAAATGCTAACATCTAATAAAGTGGGCGGCATATGAATGGTTGATGAAGAGCTTTAATCATTCCTGGGGCGCACAAGTGGAAACCCAAGAGCCCATAACGGGCTTGTAAATTTGTTCAATCTCGGAAAACTATGAAGCTTAGAATATACAAAATAGAAGATCTGGAACTCATCAAAACTATCACAAGCCAAGCTGCGGAGTACACTGTTACCGAAAGCCCAGTTGGGTCAGATTCTGGTTGGCATTCAGGGATTTCTATTGGAATTACTCGGTAGTATTGCTAGGAAGGGGGTAAATTTCACCCCAGATGCCGTTTTCGCCGATGGTCGGCGATTTCGAGTCACCCGCAAAACGGAAGAGTGAAAACCCGGCGAGGATCGGcaatataaaaaaaaaattgcttCACGTGAGACTCCACCGAATATGCATGAACGGAATGAGGAAACTCAACATCAAAACGGATCTAGATCCTGGAAAACTTTTGTATGTCGATTTGCTGGAAAGAGGATCGTGGTCACGTAGCAAAGGTTTGATTTTTATTCCCAGAAGGTGAAGTTCAAGCTTCGATTCACTCCTTCATATCGTCGGGGTTTTCTTCGCGCTTGCCGTTATCAATTAAACCCAGTCCGACCGCACGCTCGGCAAGCAATTGGCTGTGAGGCTCATCGCGCAGGATACGGAGTCTGATACAGGACATAGCTGGTCAGCGATGCGACAGAAGATATGAGGTTGGCATACACTCACCTCCGCTTGTGGTTCTTGCCCTTGGCGTGGGCCTTGAGGTTGTAGTCGCTCTCAAACCATTTGGAGCATTCCGTGCAGTAGAACTTGCCTAGACCAGGCAGGTCCTCCACATCTTTCGAGTCCTTATACTTCTGGAGATGACGGGGAGTCTTAATATCCGCAATGACTTGATCGTAGTCTCTGTTATTAGGTTAGAAATCAGCGCCGGAGTCAGAGACAGCGATAGGTATAGGGACAAGCCCTAGGGTAGAGGTACCTAGTGCGACGCTTGTTCTTGACTTTTCTAAGGGCACCCATTATGACTGATGGCCGAAATACCTTGGGGCTGGAGCCGAACAATGGTATCAAAATTGATGCAAGGGAATAAAATTTGGTCAGTACCGATTTCCGGAGTGTACAGTGAGAAAAGCGGGTCAAAGAGGCTAAAACAAGAGCGAGTGTTTGAGATGAAAATTCCGCCGATTGTGGGCCTTGGGCAACGATTGAAATGCCTGGGCAGTGATTGGCTGGTGATCAGACACGGCACCTTGGCGACGGTGCGGAATAGCTATTCGGCTCACGTCGGCTCAGCCGATTTCGTCACCGTATGTAAACTGTGTAATTAATGACGTTCGCATGCGGTATGTTGTTCCGAATTTCAGTGCAATAATCACATCAGGTTTTCTACAATATATATGCATATAAAGCACATGTATAGATATCAGGATAGAGCGATGGAAATGCCGTTCATAAAGCATTCTACTAGCATAACACTGCATTTGTTTAGAGTAGTATCATGAACTAGTTAACTTTGTTGGTCATTGGCTGGATTCATACTTTTGAAACCCAAAATTCCTATGCGTCAAGCTGACCTTTACAGGTACTACGGGGTATACAGGCCGAGAGAGTTACACATTGACCTTCCCAAGGTAGCCCTTTGGTCCGAAATGGGAGAGCTGGGCGAAGGGGGCCTTGTAATTGGAAACTACATGATTGGTGGCCGAGTTCTGATACCCGGCACATGCCTTGTATCGGTGTTACGTTCCCGGTACACCCCAAGGCGAACACAAAGGCCTTAGATGTTGAATTTTGAGAATTTCACGTAGTAAGAGAATAGggatagaaaaaaaattaggtGGATATCTCTCATTCAACTCTCTAGCAGTCCTTGTAAATCTAAAAGGAGATCTCGAGAATTCTCCGCCATGTGCAGCGTCTATCAAATTGTCCAGCCCTTTTTTGCCGTCGCATGCGGTCTAGTCCAATACCAGCGTATTGTATCGCCGTGGTAACGGCGGTTACGGCTCTACTCTCGGTCCCCGTAGAATCTTTCTCCCACTCAAAACCAAGCTTTcgtcctcttcctccttttTAATATTTTCCTCTCTCATTCTACTCTCCACTCTCTTACTTCGGTGAAGGTGGTTACTAGCTCTTGGATGTGCAATCCCATCTCATAGAGCTTCCATCATGATCTCCACCCGCCTCGCGCGCGCCGGTGCGCTGGTACGTCTTTTTCCCACGGCTCAACATTTCCATCTGGCGACATACCTGAGCGCCAGTCTGTCTTCTTGATGAATGGAAAACTAAATTGTGTGCTTCGACTCTAGGCCCCCAAGTTCCGTCTTGTAAGCAGCGACCTCACTGCCAAGCTTTATCCACCCGTGGCGTGGCACATGTGCCGGCGTGCATGATAGCTTCGACACAGCTTAGACATGCAGCTGCTGACTTGTCAAATTTTAGATGACCGGAACCCGGGCCTTCGCTACTGTCAATGACCCCCTCGACAAGAAGGTCGAGATGACCAACCAGGAAACTGTGAGTGGATGCCATGCCAGCCCCCGAGAACTGGGCGTGGAGCACGATCTTAAGCAATTGCGACTAACGTATCTCATTCCAGGGTCACTACATCAACTACAAGAAGATGTCCGAGAACCTTGCAATCGTACGTTCTCGTCTGCAGCGTCCTCTCACTTTCTCCGAGAAGGTCCTGTACTCTCACCTTGACGACCCTCACGGCCAGGATATCCAGCGTGGTGTCTCTTACCTCAAGTTGCGCCCCGACCGTGTTGCTTGCCAGGATGCCACCGCCCAGATGGCTATTCTGCAGTTCATGTCCGCCGGCATGGACCGCGTCCAGACCCCCACCACCGTCCACTGTGATCACTTGATTGAGGCCCAGGTTGGAGGCGAGAAGGATCTTGCACGTGCCAATGACATCAACAAGGAGGTCTACGACTTCCTTGCCTCCTCTACCGCCAAGTACAACATCGGTTTCTGGAAGCCCGGTTCCGGTATCATCCACCAGATCGTCCTTGAGAACTACGCTTTCCCCGGTGGTCTGATCATCGGTACTGACTCCCACACCCCCAATGCTGGTGGTCTTGCTACCGCCGCTATTGGTGTCGGTGGTGCCGATGCTGTCGATGTCATGGCTGGTCTGCCTTGGGAGCTTAAGGCTCCTAATGTCATTGGTGTCCGTCTCACTGGTAAGATGTCCGGCTGGACCACCCCCAAGGATATCATCCTTAAGGTCGCCGGTCTCCTCACCGTCAAGGGTGGTACTGGTGCTATCATTGAGTACCACGGTCCTGGTGTTGAATCTCTGTCTTGCACTGGTATGGCTACCATCTGTAACATGGGTGCCGAGATTGGTGCTACCACTTCCATCTTCCCCTTCAACGACCGCATGTACGACTACCTGAAGGCCACCAAGCGTCAGCACATTGGTGATTTCTCTCGCGAGTACGCTGCTTCTCTGCGTGAGGATGAGGGTGCTCAGTACGATCAGCTCGTTGAAATCAACCTTGATGAGCTCGAGCCCCACATCAACGGTCCCTTCACTCCCGATCTTGCTACCCCCATCTCCCAGTTCAAGGAGGCTGTTAAGACCAACAATTGGCCCGAGGAGCTCAAGGTCGGTCTGATCGGCTCTTGCACCAACTCCTCCTATGAGGATATGTCCCGCGCTGCTT
Proteins encoded:
- a CDS encoding Mitochondrial carrier protein, which translates into the protein MAADFWAGYISGAVGIIIGNPLDVIKVRLQAGGSHTDASSVRSSRFERASSLVRGAAAPILGYGALNAILFVAYNRSLAALDGSVTDPTNPVGVSAYKIWLAGAAGGLASWSISSPTEFIKCRAQLDRRPEVSSWAVAKDIFQTRGWRGLYFGGGITSARDSIGYGFYFWSYELSKRFLDSDDDGSHQIALKILLCGGIAGVVTWGSVFPLDVIKTRLQAQTITDHSPGTIESQSLLRPQRHTLNSFQIVKETYRAEGIKAFYRGLGVCSVRAFIVNAVQWAAYEWLMKSFNHSWGAQVETQEPITGL
- a CDS encoding Aconitase/3-isopropylmalate dehydratase large subunit, alpha/beta/alpha, subdomain 1/3, which codes for MISTRLARAGALAPKFRLMTGTRAFATVNDPLDKKVEMTNQETGHYINYKKMSENLAIVRSRLQRPLTFSEKVLYSHLDDPHGQDIQRGVSYLKLRPDRVACQDATAQMAILQFMSAGMDRVQTPTTVHCDHLIEAQVGGEKDLARANDINKEVYDFLASSTAKYNIGFWKPGSGIIHQIVLENYAFPGGLIIGTDSHTPNAGGLATAAIGVGGADAVDVMAGLPWELKAPNVIGVRLTGKMSGWTTPKDIILKVAGLLTVKGGTGAIIEYHGPGVESLSCTGMATICNMGAEIGATTSIFPFNDRMYDYLKATKRQHIGDFSREYAASLREDEGAQYDQLVEINLDELEPHINGPFTPDLATPISQFKEAVKTNNWPEELKVGLIGSCTNSSYEDMSRAASIARDALDHGLKSKSLFTITPGSEQIRATIERDGQLQTLEEYGGVILANACGPCIGQWDRKDVKKGEANSIISSYNRNFTGRNDANPATHAFVASPDLVVAMTVAGTLNFNPLTDTLKDKDGKEFKLKAPSGDGLPTRGYDAGRDTYQAPPADRSAVTVAVSPTSDRLQILAGFQAWDGKDATDIPILIKCKGKTTTDHISMAGPWLKYRGHLDNISNNMLIGATNEENGEANKVKNYFTKEYDAVPATARDYKARGVKWVVIGDWNYGEGSSREHAALEPRHLGGLAIITRSFARIHETNLKKQGMLPLTFSDPADYDKINPEDKVDLLCTELAVGKPMTLRVHPKDGGAAFDISLSHTFNESQIEWFHDGSALNTMARKA
- a CDS encoding DsDNA-dependent ATPase Rad54, putative produces the protein MPHWAASYCGTRQFGVWEPQVNTRRVVNSHLPRHNFRTIVQQELGVSVLSILGSMYRQRPTGGDDSVKTPLQPKSVNTQNSIDRLVRPFKCPGTATPTRTSEKPSRKRRKVNYANADGSVEDGEEKPYTNDDRLALETREANKFPAYKPKDKDVAFRARFQVPLINKAVGEYSSGRVAPTLGMRRGATFVVKPLHDPSGEFAIVLYDPTVDDVAEEPAPKSLEAPTEDTPKSDEPIMHKSLADILGLKKDVEDRPKVPVVIDPRLCKVLRPHQIEGVKFLYRCVTGLVDKNANGCIMADGMGLGKTLQCITLMWTLLKQSSEAGKTTIQKCVIACPSSLVGNWANELVKWLGKDATTPFAIDGKATKAELITQIKQWAIASGRGIVRPVLIVSYETLRMYADTLNDTPIGLLLCDEGHRLKNKESLTWTALNQLNVTRRVILSGTPIQNDLSEYFALLHFANPNLLGSQAEFRKRFELPILRGRDAAGTDEEKKLGDERLQELSGIVNKFIIRRTNELLSKYLPVKYEHVVFCNMSQFQRGLYNHFIKSPEIQSLLRGKGSQPLKAIGLLKKLCNHPDLLDLANDLPGCEHTFPEDYSPPDTRGRDREIKSWYSGKMMVLDRMLARIRQDTNDKIVLISNYTQTLDLFEKLCRSRGYGSLRLDGTMNIKKRTKLVDKFNDPDGQEFVFLLSSKAGGCGLNLIGANRLVLFDPDWNPAADQQALARVWRDGQKKDCFVYRFIATGSIEEKIFQRQSHKQSLSSCVVDSAEDVERHFSLDSLRELFQFKPDTRSDTHDTFKCKRCRPDGSQYIKAPAMMYGDTSSWNHFVNTGEKGPLNQIQDLLLRQETGEQDVSAIFQYISH
- a CDS encoding Aminoglycoside phosphotransferase gives rise to the protein MRGLLPQFISRQYRDGPFVLTLTDLHASSIFVDENWHITSLIDLEWVCSLPIELQTPPYWLTGRPIDDIEHGEHFDTFQEVMTEFITFFEEQEQILQTSDVSQAEIMRKSWDRGSFWYVQAVNSPTGLLRVFNEHIQRMFCENHCTQCVFDQTVSPYWSVGAEEFFQTKVKPEAECKERITKRFGEVEQKS
- a CDS encoding Zinc finger, U1-type, encoding MGALRKVKNKRRTRDYDQVIADIKTPRHLQKYKDSKDVEDLPGLGKFYCTECSKWFESDYNLKAHAKGKNHKRRLRILRDEPHSQLLAERAVGLGLIDNGKREENPDDMKE